AGGCCATATCCCGGTGTGTGACTGGAATCCCCGCATAGGCGGGCACACTGATTGCTGATGTGATGCCGGGTATAATTTCATAGGAAATACCATGTTTACGCAGTAGCCCGGCTTCCTCGCCGACTCGTCCAAATATAGTAGGGTCTCCCCCTTTAAGACGAACAACTGTTTTTCCTTCCAAGGCCAAATCCACCAACAGCTGATTAATTTCCTCTTGCTTCATAGTGTGACGATCTGGCAACTTTCCAACATATATTTTTTGGGCCCCTGGCTTCATCAATCCCAAGAGGCGCGGGCTTGCCAGTCTGTCGTACACAATGACATCGCCCAATTGAATGCATTCCCAACCCTTGACCGTAATTAATCTTGCGTCTCCGGGTCCTGCACCTACCAAATATACTTTTCCTGCCATGCTATCATCCCCTCACCTGCGCCAGAATCTGTTCTGCTCCTTTGGCTATCAAACTGGCCGCCACCGCTTCTCCCAGCTTTTGCGGATCATTTCCCTGGAGCGTTTCCTTCAAAATAACCTCGCCATCTGGCGAGCCTACCATGCCCGTAAGGCTGATTTCTTGACCAGCCCAGACGGCATGAGCCCCGATCGGCACTTGGCACCCCCCATTTAACACGCCCAAAAAGGTTCGTTCTGCCGCAACGGTAGCCGAGGTATCCCGGTCGTTGTAAAGGCGCAGCAAGGCCAATAGCTCTTCATCACTCGCGCGACATTCAATACCCAGCGCTCCCTGCCCAACCGCCGGCAAACAGTCTTCTTCCGGTATATAGGATGTAATTCGATCTTTCCAGCCCATCCGATGCAAACCTGCTGCCGCCAAAATGATAGCGTCAAAACCTTCCGTCTCCAGCTTTTTCAGACGGGAATCAATATTCCCACGCACAGGCTCCAATTGTAGATCAGGTCGCATGGACTTGATTTGACTGGCTCTGCGCAGGCTACTCGTGCCCACCTTTGCCCCTTGAGGCAATTCCTCCAGGCTCTCGGCGCCCAATGTGATCAGGCAATCACGTGGATCCTCACGACGCGGTACAGCGCCGTTGACAAGCCCTTCCGGCAATTCGGAAGGCATATCCTTCATACTATGTACTGCCATATCAATCTCACCAGCCAGCATGGCCTGTTCAATCTCTTTGACAAAAAGCCCTTTGCCACCCACTTTGGACAAGGTTACATCCAATATTCGATCACCCTTGGTCAGGATTTTCTTTACGACAAATTGCAAATCCATTCCATGCTCCGCGCATAGCGCGTTCAAATCTTCAATGACATGCCCGGTCTGAGTTAACGCCAGCGCACTCTGTCTGCTGCCTACCACAATTGTTCGCATGTTATTCCTCCTGATTTTGCGCAATCCACAGGTCTATTTGTTGTTCGGTCCAAGCCATAAATTCATGACGGCGTATATGATCCAAAATTCCGCTACTCGCCAAGCGCCTCAGTAGTTTAGTCCTTTGCTGTGGGGAACTTATCTTACGTTTGATGATCTGTCGCATATCGTGCATGAAATCCAGATATGGCTCGTATTCGCTACCAAACAACGTATCCAAGGCTGATGTAATATCAGCGGTCACAGCGGGGCCTGCCCCTTCTGTAGAGATACTAATCGTCAGTCTCCCTCGTCGGATGATGCCCGGCGTTATAAAATCTCCCTCTTCCGAGCGATCCGCCACATTTACCAGTATACCCCTTTGTCTGGCCTCATGCGCAACCTTATTATTCACTTCTCTCTGGTTCGTAGCGGCATATACAAGAAAGGCTCCCTGGAGGTCACCCTCGCGATATACGCGATTTACCCAGTGGAGCTGCTTGTGATCGGCCAGGACCTGTAAATCCGGCGTTATATTCGGGCTAATGAGGGTAATGGACGCCCCACTTTTCATCATCCCCTTAACCTTTCGTTCCGCAATCCTGCCGCCGCCTACAATACAACAGATCTTATTGTTACAATTCAACGAAATCGGGACAAAATGCTGCAAATGGCTTTTCACTCTCCCGTCCACTGATGAAATACAGACCAGGAATTCAGCAAAAAATTAAGAATCAATAGCGTGTAGCCCACCAATGCCCACTTTGCCATCACAAGCCCTGAACGCTGATTCAATCTTTTGCTCACTAAAAATATAATATACACACACAGGGCAATCGCTGTCATCAGCACCTTGGTATCTAGCAAGAGAAGCCAGCGTTCCTCAGCAATAATAGAAATAACGGCAACTACAATAGAGACTCCCAGCAAAGGAGTACCAATCAACAGCGCCATATGCGTATACCGATCCATCATTTCCAGACTCGGCAGGCGTCTGATCGTGTCATTCCATTTCTTTACTTTCAATTTACGATGCAAAAACAGATATAACCCCGAAAATACAGCTGCTACCGTCATCGCTACAAAACCAAGATTAGCCAGCGCAATATGAATCAGGAGCAGCCCATGCACGGTATGCCAATTTCCAAGTGGATTGTCGAGAGGCTCCATCCATATATTGTTGAGCACCAGCACTGCAAAACTAATAATATTAAGCAGCAATACCGCAAATTCGGAACGCTGATAACGTGTCAAAATCAAAGAAATCAGCACTAAAATAACTGAAAACAGAAATAGAAAATCGTAGGTCACGAAAATAGGAAGGTGCCCTTCATTCCAGGTTCTTATCCCCATATAAGCAAGCTGGAGCACCAGAACGACAACAAGAAGCCCTGTACCTGTCCGTTTAGCATTCGCATTGCGACGAATCCCATCCGAGAATACAAACAGAAGGCTCAGGGCAAAAACATAAATCATTGAATCATATATAAGCATGCCTGAAGCCACGTCTGTTCACCCACTTTTACAGGCTGGCCGGCGCAAACGACGCTGGCAAAGCCTGAGCCTGAACGGTTTTTTCATGAACACCGGCTTCCGGTTTTATTAACGCAGATGCATCGCTTTTATCTACTTTCTGAGCGGCGTCATCCAAACGATCCTCCAGAGCAAAAATGTGGCTAAACATGTCCAGGGCCTCATTCCCCTGTTTTTGGACAGCCAGTTCCTTTACCCGATTGATCGGATCATGCATCATCTGGTTCAGCATGCTCTTCGTCAAACGGCTAATCACTTTGCGTTGCCGTTCATCCAGCTCGGGAAGCTTATTGAACAAGCTTTCCAACGTATCCTGATGTACAGACTCCGCTTTTTCCTGTAATGCACGAATCACCGGACGCACTCCCATCGTTTTCAACCATTGATAAAACTCGCTAAGCTCATCTTCGATCATATGCTCGATTTTTGTAGCTTCGGTACGGCGCATTTCCAAATTGCTCTCCACGATCCCTTCCAGATCATCAATATCGTACAGGAAAACATTCTGTAATTCACCAATAGCCGGGTCGAGATCACGCGGAACCGCAATATCAATCATAAACAAAGGACGGGACTGTCGACGTTTCATACTTGCTTCAACCCGAGTCCGATCCAGAATATACCCCTGGGCACCTGTCGAGCTAATAACAATATCCACGTCCGCCAACCGATTCATGCCTTCCTCCATCGTAACCGGCGTTCCATGGAACTTGGAGGCAAGGTCTTCCGCACGGGACAAGGTTCGGTTGGCTACAATAACCTCGGCTGCTCCGCCGCTGTACAAATGCTTAACCGTAAGTTCACTCATTTTACCAGCACCGAGAATCAGTACCTTTTTATCGGTAAACATCCCGAAAATCCGTTTGCCTAGCTCAACTGCTGCATAGCTGACAGATACGGCACTTTCTCCAATAGATGTCTCTGAATGGGCACGCTTGCCCAATGTGACGGCCTGCTTAAACAACATATTAAACCACGTTGCCGTAATTTTCTGGGATTGAGCCTGAAGAAAAGCGTTCTTTACCTGTCCCAAAATTTGTGTTTCTCCGATTACCATAGAATCAAGACCACAAGTCACACGGAACAAATGCCGAATCGCCTGCTCGTCCTCATATATATATAAATGTTGTGTAAATTGATCACGCGGAATGCCAAACCATTGCTCCATAAAACTGCGTATAAAATAGCCGCACATGTGAAGGCGGTCCACTACAACATATATTTCAGTCCGATTGCAGGTTGCGACAACTACGCCCTCCAACACACTTTTGGTAAGTTTGAGTTGCTCCAGCGCTTTTGGCAAATCTTGTTCTGCAAATGTAAAACGCTCTCTGACTTCCACAGGCGCCGTACGATAATTCAACCCAACAACGACGATGTGCATTGCAAATTCACCTGCCTAAACTGTAATAAGAATAACCACTGTTATCATAAACTATGTTAATTATATCACAGAAGTCCGAATCTCCTCCGGCTGTTTTATGAATTGTTTATGAAAATTGAATAGCTTTCATGAAACCAGCACGTTCTGTATGATTTGATTTAGTGTAGACCACTTTTAAAACAAATAACCATGGAAATGTTCCATGGCTATAATATAGGACGCACAAATGGCTCCATAAAAAACGATTTACACTAACTCAGCCAGCTTGCACTCTGGTGATTCCACCTGAAGTTCTCCCAAGCCGCGAATCAGCTTTTTCGCATATGTTTTTTTCGGTTTTAGAACGGATACCAGGTAATCAATAGCCAGCTGCGGATCGACAGTCTCACCGCAAGTATAACAATCAATAGCAGCAAACCCTCTCTCAGGATACGTATGAATAGAGAGATGACTCTCCGACAACAGTACAAGCACGGTAGCTCCCTGTGGTTCGAACTGCTTGGATTGAACGGACATCACCGTTGCTCCGCAAGCTTCAGCTGCTTCAACTAATTGAGCCTCCAAAAACTGCGCATCATTCAGTAATTCAAACTCAACACCCCAAGTATCTACGGCAACGTGTCTTCCGAAAGTTGAGTACTCCAATTCCATCTTTCGGTTCCCCCTTCCTAGGAATAAAATGTTTGGAAAAATTTCATCCGCTAGGACCTACGTCATTCACTTCCCGAGGGAATAACCTCTCGCAACATTCAATGTCCTGAGTGAATCCTGGTTCCTATATTTCATTTTCAACGAGATTAAAAATAACATCTATGTGCAGCAAATGCAATCATTTTTTCGGAATAAAAAAGCCTATTTCGGTAAAGAAAGGGACTACACGGCATAACGATTCATTCCATATATTCATGCCTTATTAAGCTTCCAGTGCAAATAATTTTGAGCAACTCATTCGAAGCTTGTGGTCAATCTGTTCCAACTCCGAGAAAGTACGCGCCAAATTCCGCTGGTCAAGCAACGAATTAATGAGATGATATACGTCAGATATTTCATTTTCGACGTTCTGATGCTGAAAAAGCTGTTGCAATTCCTGCACCGTATTTTTATATTCGAATACCAGCCTGGAGCCTCCGGCATTCTTCTCCATAATTTTACGAACCGTACCTTCATTATAAAAATACACCATAGTGAATCCTTGATACATTCGGTAAACGATGCCTTCGCCCTTAAAACGAACAAAAAGTTTGCGTATAAACAGGGTTAGTTGCGGATGAATTAAGCGACAAGTCAATTCACACACAAACGCTCCCTCTTTGGCTTCAAAAAACAAATGAACTTCCTCACCCGCACTATGCTCCAGAACGATTTCCTGTCTTCCGTTATCTAGAACTTTAATATAGTAATGCACCTGGGGATCATCCACTGCCCGCAAAAATTCGTCCATTTGGGTTTCCGACAAGGTCAAAGTGGTTTTAACATACTCTGTGGCTAACCGCTGAGCCATACCCATCTCCTCAATTCTTTCCTGAACCTATAAGTTTAAGCTTTAAATTTATTATACATCAGACCTAAAGTGCTTTTCTTGCACATCAAATCATAAATTCCCGCCATACATCGGAAATAAACGCAAAATGATGGGGTTGAGACTGCATTATCCCCCATATACTCACTTTTCGGCTTAAAATCCACGAGTTCTTTTTGTTATTATATATTATTCCCACCTATTTAGTAAGTTTATTTTTTTGAAGCCCGAACCATGAAAAAAGGACGTCCTCAAGGACGTCCCTAGCCTTACAATTCCGTCTGCTCTTCTTCGTCATTCTCTATATAGCTGGAGATGACAGACCACAGCTCTTCCTTGCCCATACCTTCTTCGGATGAAAAGGGGATAAACAATCCCCCGGGAAGTATTCCGAGTTCCTGCTTGATTACCTTGTAATGCTTTTCTCGCCGCGTTTTAGGGATTTTATCTGCCTTCGTGCCTACAACACATACGGGAAGCCCGTTATGACGTAGCCAATCATACATCATGATATCGTCCTTGGACGGCGGATGGCGCAAATCTACCATTTGAAGCACCAGTTTGAGTGGCTCACGCTCCAGCAAATAAGACTCAATCATCTGCCCCCAAGCCTTGCGGGACGTTTTGGATACCTTGGCGTAACCGTAACCGGGAAAATCGACAAAATAGAGATCATCATTAATCCGGTAATAATTGAGTTGCTGGGTTTTACCTGGCGTAGAACTGGTACGCGCCAAATTTTTACGGTTAATCAACCGATTAATCAATGAAGACTTTCCTACATTGGAGCGCCCCGCCAGAGCAATCTCTGGCAAAGCGTCCACAGGAAACTGATCGGGACCAACCGCACTTATTATAAATTCTGCTTTTGTTACTTTCATTGTGTCCTTAATTCCTCTCTAATGTACCCTTGCCTGCTCAACCAAAGCATGCTTTAGCACCTGATCCATATGGGCAACGGGGACAAATTCAACATCCTGCCGGATACTGTCGGGAATATCCTTTAAATCCCGTTCATTATCTTTGGGAAGCAGAATTTTTTTGTAGCCTGCCCGGTGGGCAGCCAGCGACTTCTCTTTTAAACCACCAATCGGCAATACACGGCCGCGCAGAGTAATTTCGCCCGTCATAGCCACATCCTTGGATACATGACGGTTGGTCAAAGCTGAAATTAACGCGGTAGCAATAGTAATTCCCGCAGATGGACCATCCTTCGGAATCGCACCCTCAGGAATATGAATGTGGATATCATTTTTCTCATAAAAGTCTAGTTCAATGCCCAGATCAACTGCTTTGGAACGGGTGTAGCTGAATGCCGCCTGTGCAGATTCCTTCATAACGTCTCCCAGTTTACCCGTAAGAATCAGTTTACCACTACCAGGTACGACCGTCACTTCAATCATCAGTGTTTCACCACCGACCTCTGTCCATGCCAAGCCTGTAACCGTACCGATCTGATCCTCCAGTTCTGCAACACCGTAACGGAATTTAGCGATACCCAGATAATCCTTCAGATTATCCGGTGTGATTTGAATTGGTCCTTCGCCACCAGATACAACGGACTTCGCCGCCTTGCGGCACAGAGAAGCCATTTGCTGCTCAAGATTCCGCACACCAGATTCACGCGTATATTCGCGAATGACACGCAGTAGCGTATCCTCCCCGATAACCAGTTGTTCCTCGTCCAAGCCATGCTCTCTCTTCTGCTTGGGCAATAGGTACCGATTGGCGATTTCCAGCTTCTCCAGTTCGGTGTAGCCAGGAATATAGAGCGTCTCCATGCGGTCCATTAGCGGACGCGGGATGTTGTGTGCAGCATTGGCTGT
The Paenibacillus peoriae DNA segment above includes these coding regions:
- the hemC gene encoding hydroxymethylbilane synthase, with protein sequence MRTIVVGSRQSALALTQTGHVIEDLNALCAEHGMDLQFVVKKILTKGDRILDVTLSKVGGKGLFVKEIEQAMLAGEIDMAVHSMKDMPSELPEGLVNGAVPRREDPRDCLITLGAESLEELPQGAKVGTSSLRRASQIKSMRPDLQLEPVRGNIDSRLKKLETEGFDAIILAAAGLHRMGWKDRITSYIPEEDCLPAVGQGALGIECRASDEELLALLRLYNDRDTSATVAAERTFLGVLNGGCQVPIGAHAVWAGQEISLTGMVGSPDGEVILKETLQGNDPQKLGEAVAASLIAKGAEQILAQVRG
- a CDS encoding precorrin-2 dehydrogenase/sirohydrochlorin ferrochelatase family protein, translated to MQHFVPISLNCNNKICCIVGGGRIAERKVKGMMKSGASITLISPNITPDLQVLADHKQLHWVNRVYREGDLQGAFLVYAATNQREVNNKVAHEARQRGILVNVADRSEEGDFITPGIIRRGRLTISISTEGAGPAVTADITSALDTLFGSEYEPYLDFMHDMRQIIKRKISSPQQRTKLLRRLASSGILDHIRRHEFMAWTEQQIDLWIAQNQEE
- the ccsA gene encoding cytochrome c biogenesis protein CcsA; its protein translation is MASGMLIYDSMIYVFALSLLFVFSDGIRRNANAKRTGTGLLVVVLVLQLAYMGIRTWNEGHLPIFVTYDFLFLFSVILVLISLILTRYQRSEFAVLLLNIISFAVLVLNNIWMEPLDNPLGNWHTVHGLLLIHIALANLGFVAMTVAAVFSGLYLFLHRKLKVKKWNDTIRRLPSLEMMDRYTHMALLIGTPLLGVSIVVAVISIIAEERWLLLLDTKVLMTAIALCVYIIFLVSKRLNQRSGLVMAKWALVGYTLLILNFLLNSWSVFHQWTGE
- the hemA gene encoding glutamyl-tRNA reductase, with product MHIVVVGLNYRTAPVEVRERFTFAEQDLPKALEQLKLTKSVLEGVVVATCNRTEIYVVVDRLHMCGYFIRSFMEQWFGIPRDQFTQHLYIYEDEQAIRHLFRVTCGLDSMVIGETQILGQVKNAFLQAQSQKITATWFNMLFKQAVTLGKRAHSETSIGESAVSVSYAAVELGKRIFGMFTDKKVLILGAGKMSELTVKHLYSGGAAEVIVANRTLSRAEDLASKFHGTPVTMEEGMNRLADVDIVISSTGAQGYILDRTRVEASMKRRQSRPLFMIDIAVPRDLDPAIGELQNVFLYDIDDLEGIVESNLEMRRTEATKIEHMIEDELSEFYQWLKTMGVRPVIRALQEKAESVHQDTLESLFNKLPELDERQRKVISRLTKSMLNQMMHDPINRVKELAVQKQGNEALDMFSHIFALEDRLDDAAQKVDKSDASALIKPEAGVHEKTVQAQALPASFAPASL
- the speD gene encoding adenosylmethionine decarboxylase codes for the protein MEYSTFGRHVAVDTWGVEFELLNDAQFLEAQLVEAAEACGATVMSVQSKQFEPQGATVLVLLSESHLSIHTYPERGFAAIDCYTCGETVDPQLAIDYLVSVLKPKKTYAKKLIRGLGELQVESPECKLAELV
- the yihA gene encoding ribosome biogenesis GTP-binding protein YihA/YsxC codes for the protein MKVTKAEFIISAVGPDQFPVDALPEIALAGRSNVGKSSLINRLINRKNLARTSSTPGKTQQLNYYRINDDLYFVDFPGYGYAKVSKTSRKAWGQMIESYLLEREPLKLVLQMVDLRHPPSKDDIMMYDWLRHNGLPVCVVGTKADKIPKTRREKHYKVIKQELGILPGGLFIPFSSEEGMGKEELWSVISSYIENDEEEQTEL